A region of Sphingomonas crusticola DNA encodes the following proteins:
- a CDS encoding isoprenyl transferase, with product MPGGGDSPAVLRHIAIIMDGNGRWAKKRMLPRVEGHRAGMKAVRKTISAAGELGIEALTLYAFSSENWRRPANEVADLMGLLRFYLRRELAELDRNNVRLELLGDWRALDSDIVADLDAARSRLSGNSGLIVALALNYGGQDELVRAVRAIAADAKAGMLDPNAIDAAAIEQRLDTASLPPLDLIIRTSGEERLSNFLLWQSAYAELLFVDTLWPDFDRAALEGAIAAFGRRERRYGGR from the coding sequence ATGCCCGGAGGTGGGGATAGCCCTGCGGTGCTGCGCCACATTGCCATCATCATGGATGGCAATGGCCGTTGGGCGAAGAAGCGGATGCTCCCGCGTGTTGAGGGACATCGGGCCGGCATGAAAGCCGTCCGAAAGACCATCAGCGCCGCGGGCGAGCTCGGCATCGAGGCGCTTACCCTTTATGCTTTCTCCTCGGAAAATTGGCGGCGGCCGGCCAACGAGGTCGCCGACCTGATGGGTCTGCTGCGCTTCTATCTGCGGCGCGAACTGGCCGAGCTCGATCGCAACAATGTGCGGCTGGAACTGCTCGGCGACTGGCGCGCATTGGATTCTGACATCGTCGCGGATCTCGACGCCGCCCGGTCGCGCCTGTCGGGGAATAGCGGGCTAATCGTCGCGCTCGCGCTCAATTACGGCGGGCAGGACGAGTTGGTGCGTGCGGTGCGTGCAATCGCCGCCGATGCCAAAGCGGGCATGCTCGATCCGAACGCGATCGATGCTGCTGCGATCGAGCAACGGCTCGACACCGCATCACTGCCGCCGCTCGACTTGATCATTCGCACCTCCGGAGAAGAGCGGCTGTCCAATTTCCTCCTTTGGCAATCGGCTTATGCCGAGCTGTTGTTCGTCGACACGCTGTGGCCCGATTTCGATCGTGCGGCACTGGAAGGCGCGATCGCCGCATTTGGGCGGCGGGAGCGGCGTTATGGCGGGCGCTGA
- the pyrH gene encoding UMP kinase, with translation MSQPPFKRILLKLSGEVLMGDGGLAIDPAMTARVAGEIAAAREAGFELCVVVGGGNIFRGLSAAAKGIERATADYMGMLATVMNALAVQNALEQIGVETRVQSAIPMASVCEPFIRRRAERHLEKGRVVIFAAGVGSPFFTTDTGAALRAAEMKCDALFKGTSVDGVYDADPKKVPTAKRYETVTFDKVLSDNLRVMDASAVALCRDNAIPIVVFNIREQGNLAHVLAGNGTATIVRNSGE, from the coding sequence ATGTCGCAGCCTCCGTTCAAACGCATCCTGCTCAAGCTTTCGGGTGAGGTGCTGATGGGCGATGGCGGTCTCGCCATCGATCCCGCCATGACCGCGCGCGTCGCCGGCGAAATCGCGGCAGCGCGTGAGGCCGGCTTCGAACTTTGCGTCGTCGTCGGCGGCGGCAACATCTTCCGTGGCCTCTCGGCGGCGGCCAAGGGGATTGAGCGCGCTACCGCCGACTATATGGGCATGTTGGCGACCGTGATGAACGCGCTGGCCGTGCAGAATGCGCTCGAGCAGATCGGCGTCGAGACCCGGGTTCAGTCGGCCATCCCGATGGCGTCGGTATGTGAGCCCTTCATCCGCCGGCGTGCTGAGCGTCATCTGGAAAAGGGGCGGGTGGTGATCTTCGCCGCAGGCGTCGGCAGCCCGTTCTTCACGACCGATACGGGTGCGGCCTTGCGGGCAGCCGAAATGAAGTGCGATGCTCTGTTCAAAGGCACGTCCGTGGATGGCGTTTACGATGCCGACCCGAAAAAGGTGCCCACCGCAAAACGTTATGAAACAGTCACTTTCGACAAGGTGCTTTCGGATAATCTGAGAGTGATGGACGCGAGCGCGGTGGCGCTTTGCCGCGACAATGCTATTCCGATAGTCGTGTTCAACATCCGCGAGCAGGGCAACCTTGCCCATGTTTTGGCGGGCAACGGGACGGCAACAATCGTCCGCAATTCTGGGGAGTAA
- the frr gene encoding ribosome recycling factor, with protein MAAYDKADLERRMHGAVDALKHDLQGLRTGRASTSLLDTVTVEVYGSHMPLNQVGTVTTPESRMLAVQVWDKSNVGPVDKAIRSAGLGLNPIVDGQNLRIPIPDLTEERRKELAKLAGQYAEKARIAVRNVRRDGMDNLKTDEKKGEISEDERKRRESDVQKLTDTVVAEIDAAAGAKEKEILGK; from the coding sequence ATGGCCGCCTACGATAAGGCCGATCTTGAGCGCCGCATGCACGGCGCCGTGGATGCATTGAAGCATGATCTGCAGGGGCTGCGCACCGGCCGCGCCTCGACCAGCCTGCTCGATACGGTGACCGTGGAGGTCTATGGCAGCCACATGCCACTGAACCAGGTGGGGACCGTGACCACGCCCGAATCGCGCATGCTGGCGGTCCAGGTGTGGGACAAGTCCAATGTGGGCCCGGTCGACAAGGCGATCCGTTCGGCGGGCCTTGGCCTGAACCCGATCGTGGACGGCCAGAATCTCCGTATTCCCATTCCCGATCTTACCGAAGAGCGCCGCAAGGAGCTCGCCAAGCTTGCGGGCCAATATGCGGAGAAAGCGCGCATTGCCGTCCGTAATGTGCGACGCGATGGCATGGACAATCTCAAGACCGACGAAAAGAAGGGCGAGATCAGCGAAGACGAGCGCAAACGTCGCGAGAGCGATGTCCAGAAGCTGACCGATACCGTCGTCGCTGAGATCGATGCCGCTGCCGGTGCCAAGGAAAAGGAAATCCTGGGCAAGTGA